One Paraburkholderia phytofirmans OLGA172 genomic window carries:
- a CDS encoding ABC transporter permease — MVDILNQFWRAFLYWDGQRMSGLAVTLWLLVASIGIGFFMAIPLAVARVSKKRWLSTPVRLYTYVFRGTPLYVQLLLIYTGMYSLEFVRSHQLLDAFFRSGFHCAILAFALNTCAYTTEIFAGAIRSTSHGEVEAARAYGMSWFTMYRRIVIPSALRRALPLYSNEVILMLHATTVAFTATVPDILKVARDANSATYQSFDAFGLAALIYLVVSFALVALFRRAERHWLGYLAVRTH, encoded by the coding sequence ATGGTCGACATTCTCAATCAATTCTGGCGCGCGTTTCTGTACTGGGACGGTCAGCGCATGTCGGGTCTGGCCGTCACGCTGTGGCTGCTGGTGGCGTCGATCGGGATCGGCTTTTTCATGGCGATTCCGCTCGCGGTGGCGCGCGTGTCGAAGAAGCGCTGGCTGTCGACGCCGGTGCGTCTCTACACTTACGTGTTTCGCGGCACGCCGTTGTATGTGCAACTGCTGCTGATCTACACCGGCATGTACAGCCTCGAATTCGTGCGCTCGCATCAGTTGCTCGACGCGTTTTTCCGCAGCGGCTTTCATTGCGCGATTCTCGCCTTCGCCCTGAACACCTGCGCATACACCACCGAGATTTTCGCCGGGGCGATCCGTTCCACTTCGCACGGCGAAGTGGAAGCGGCCCGTGCTTACGGCATGAGCTGGTTCACGATGTACCGCCGCATTGTGATACCGTCCGCGCTGCGCCGGGCGCTCCCGTTGTACAGTAACGAAGTGATCCTGATGCTGCACGCCACCACGGTCGCGTTTACGGCCACGGTGCCGGACATTCTGAAGGTGGCGCGCGATGCGAATTCGGCCACGTATCAGTCGTTCGATGCGTTCGGCCTCGCGGCGTTGATTTACCTCGTGGTGTCGTTCGCGCTGGTGGCCTTGTTCCGCCGCGCCGAGCGTCACTGGCTGGGTTACCTGGCGGTGCGCACGCACTGA
- a CDS encoding GlxA family transcriptional regulator, which translates to MARTSNPARTTQVAIVALPPVSMSGVGPIVDALNLANEIDGRALYRVQVCSWDGRAVPLSGGAQWPADAAFGDAISCDWLIIVSERFQQFADYRLFLASLSRVGQRTPLVTGIHHGVWWLAMAGQLSGYRVSVNWETYQQFSEQFERSIVTQQIFEIDRDRATCAGGQATVDFMLAMIGRDHGPELADRIADTLGVGVLRAGEERQRIPFVTAPGERHPRLNDALMLMEANIEDPLTTDEIAGLVGVSRRQLERLFRQYLGSMPSKYYLGLRLSKARTQLQRTSKSVVQISLACGFSSAAHFSNAYRERFGVTPREDRRNWIDKQTGAAASEPRPAALIERPDQVE; encoded by the coding sequence ATGGCTCGCACGTCCAACCCGGCTCGCACCACGCAGGTCGCCATCGTCGCCTTGCCGCCGGTGTCGATGTCGGGCGTCGGGCCGATTGTCGACGCGCTCAATCTCGCCAATGAAATCGACGGCCGCGCGCTGTACCGCGTGCAGGTGTGTTCGTGGGATGGCCGCGCGGTGCCCTTGTCGGGCGGCGCGCAATGGCCGGCCGATGCCGCCTTCGGCGATGCGATTTCGTGCGACTGGCTGATCATCGTCAGCGAACGGTTCCAGCAATTCGCCGACTATCGCCTCTTTCTCGCGAGTCTTTCGCGCGTCGGGCAGCGCACGCCGCTCGTCACTGGTATTCATCACGGCGTTTGGTGGCTGGCGATGGCGGGGCAATTGTCCGGCTATCGCGTGAGCGTCAACTGGGAAACCTACCAGCAGTTCTCCGAGCAGTTCGAGCGCTCGATCGTCACCCAACAGATCTTCGAAATCGACCGTGATCGCGCCACCTGCGCGGGCGGTCAGGCAACGGTCGACTTCATGCTCGCCATGATCGGCCGCGATCACGGGCCGGAGTTGGCGGACCGGATCGCCGATACGCTGGGCGTCGGCGTGTTGCGCGCGGGTGAAGAGCGGCAGCGCATTCCGTTCGTAACCGCGCCAGGCGAGCGCCATCCGCGCCTGAACGATGCGCTGATGCTGATGGAAGCAAATATCGAAGACCCGCTGACCACCGATGAAATCGCGGGTCTCGTCGGTGTCTCGCGGCGTCAGCTGGAGCGGCTGTTTCGCCAGTATCTCGGCTCGATGCCGTCCAAATACTATCTTGGCCTGCGGCTTTCGAAAGCGCGCACCCAATTGCAGCGCACCAGCAAATCGGTGGTGCAGATCAGCCTTGCTTGCGGGTTTTCGTCGGCGGCGCACTTTTCGAATGCTTACCGCGAACGCTTTGGTGTCACGCCACGCGAGGATCGTCGTAACTGGATCGACAAGCAGACTGGCGCAGCAGCCAGTGAGCCGCGCCCGGCCGCACTGATCGAACGGCCCGATCAGGTGGAATAG
- the astD gene encoding succinylglutamate-semialdehyde dehydrogenase produces MSELFIDGEWAAGTGPAFASHNPGTGATVWEGNSASADDVDRAVRSARRAFAAWSALSLDERCGVVRRFAALVTERKEALAEAIGRETGKPLWEARTEAASMAAKVEISIQAYNERTGEKRSPMADGTAVLRHRPHGVVAVFGPYNFPGHLPNGHIVPALIAGNAVVFKPSELAPGVAAVTVQIWRDAGLPAGVLNLVQGEKETGIALANHRQIDGLFFTGSSDTGTLLHKQFGGRPEIVLALEMGGNNPLVIGPVADLDAAVHHTIQSAFLSAGQRCTCARRIFVPNDAFGDRFVERLTEVTSRISVGEYNADPQPFMGAVVSARAASRLVAAQERLLADGAKALLTMEQRDPALGFVTPAILDVTAVKNLPDEEHFGPLAQIIRYSTFDEALDKANDTEFGLSAGLLADDEALWTHFQRTIRAGVVNWNRPTNGASSGAPFGGPGRSGNHRPSAYYAADYCAYPMASVESAQLHMPASVSPGLQF; encoded by the coding sequence ATGAGCGAGCTTTTCATCGACGGCGAATGGGCCGCCGGCACAGGACCCGCATTCGCGTCGCATAACCCGGGCACGGGCGCGACGGTGTGGGAAGGCAACAGCGCCTCGGCGGACGACGTCGATCGGGCGGTGCGCAGCGCACGCCGTGCGTTCGCGGCATGGTCGGCGCTGAGTCTCGACGAGCGGTGCGGCGTGGTGCGCCGCTTCGCTGCACTCGTGACGGAACGCAAGGAAGCGCTTGCCGAAGCGATCGGCCGGGAGACCGGCAAACCGCTGTGGGAAGCGCGCACTGAAGCGGCTTCGATGGCGGCGAAGGTCGAGATTTCGATTCAGGCCTATAACGAGCGCACCGGTGAAAAACGTTCGCCGATGGCCGACGGCACTGCCGTGCTTCGGCATCGTCCGCATGGCGTGGTCGCGGTGTTCGGGCCGTATAACTTCCCTGGCCACTTGCCGAACGGGCATATCGTGCCGGCGCTGATCGCGGGTAATGCGGTGGTGTTCAAGCCGTCCGAACTCGCGCCGGGCGTGGCGGCTGTCACCGTGCAGATCTGGCGCGATGCGGGCTTGCCCGCTGGCGTGCTGAACCTCGTGCAAGGCGAGAAAGAGACGGGCATTGCGCTTGCCAACCATCGGCAGATCGATGGCTTGTTCTTCACGGGTAGTTCGGATACCGGAACATTGCTGCACAAGCAATTCGGCGGCCGTCCGGAGATCGTGCTGGCGTTGGAGATGGGCGGCAACAATCCGCTCGTGATCGGACCCGTGGCGGATCTCGACGCCGCGGTCCACCACACGATTCAATCGGCGTTTTTGTCGGCAGGGCAGCGTTGCACCTGCGCGCGCCGTATTTTCGTACCGAACGACGCCTTCGGTGATCGCTTCGTAGAACGACTGACTGAAGTGACTTCGCGAATCAGCGTCGGCGAATACAACGCTGATCCGCAGCCGTTCATGGGCGCGGTGGTTTCCGCGCGGGCGGCTTCGCGTCTGGTCGCGGCGCAGGAGCGTCTGCTTGCCGACGGCGCAAAAGCACTGCTGACGATGGAACAGCGCGATCCGGCACTCGGCTTTGTCACGCCCGCGATTCTCGACGTGACCGCCGTGAAGAACCTGCCGGACGAAGAGCATTTCGGACCGCTGGCGCAGATCATTCGCTACAGCACGTTCGACGAAGCGCTCGACAAAGCCAACGACACCGAGTTCGGCCTCTCCGCCGGCCTGCTCGCCGACGACGAAGCACTGTGGACGCATTTCCAGCGCACCATTCGCGCGGGCGTGGTCAACTGGAACCGGCCGACCAACGGTGCATCGTCGGGTGCGCCGTTCGGTGGCCCGGGGCGGTCGGGCAATCACCGGCCGAGCGCGTACTACGCTGCCGACTACTGCGCGTATCCGATGGCGTCCGTCGAAAGCGCGCAACTGCACATGCCCGCGAGCGTCTCGCCGGGCCTTCAATTCTAA
- a CDS encoding ABC transporter ATP-binding protein, with product MLHTTQTEACKLAVQDIHKRYGDNEVLKGVSLNANKGDVISIIGASGSGKSTFLRCINFLERPNAGQIVVDGEKVKTKADRAGNLEVADHKQLQRIRTKLAMVFQHFNLWAHMNVIENIVEAPIHVLGLSRREAEERAREYLEKVGLAPRLEKQYPSHLSGGQQQRVAIARALAMNPDVMLFDEPTSALDPELVGEVLKVMQKLAEEGRTMIVVTHEMGFARNVSNHVMFLHQGRTEEEGLPADVLTTPRSERLKQFLSGSLK from the coding sequence TTGCTCCACACGACTCAAACCGAAGCTTGCAAGCTCGCCGTTCAGGACATTCACAAGCGCTACGGCGACAACGAAGTGCTCAAGGGCGTGTCGCTCAACGCGAATAAGGGTGACGTGATCAGCATCATCGGCGCGAGCGGATCGGGCAAGAGCACCTTCCTGCGCTGCATCAATTTTCTCGAGCGGCCGAACGCCGGGCAAATCGTCGTCGACGGCGAAAAGGTCAAGACCAAAGCCGACCGCGCCGGCAATCTGGAAGTGGCCGATCACAAGCAATTGCAACGCATCCGCACGAAGCTCGCGATGGTGTTTCAGCACTTCAACTTGTGGGCGCACATGAATGTGATCGAGAACATCGTCGAAGCACCGATTCATGTGCTCGGCTTGTCGCGTCGCGAAGCCGAAGAACGGGCGCGCGAATATCTCGAGAAGGTGGGTCTCGCGCCGCGTCTGGAAAAACAGTATCCGTCGCATCTGTCGGGCGGTCAGCAGCAGCGCGTGGCCATTGCGCGTGCGCTGGCGATGAACCCGGACGTGATGCTGTTCGACGAGCCCACCTCCGCGCTCGATCCCGAACTGGTCGGCGAAGTGCTGAAGGTGATGCAGAAGCTCGCCGAAGAAGGCCGCACGATGATCGTCGTCACGCATGAAATGGGTTTCGCGCGCAATGTGTCGAACCATGTGATGTTCCTGCACCAGGGCCGCACCGAAGAAGAGGGCTTGCCCGCTGACGTGCTCACCACGCCGCGCAGCGAACGGCTCAAGCAGTTCCTGTCCGGCAGCCTGAAGTAA
- a CDS encoding patatin-like phospholipase family protein, whose amino-acid sequence MIHRRRYSRIGLVLGGGAARGWAHIGAIRALQDAGIKPDVVCGTSIGALVGAVYANGDLDWLEEWVSRLTWQTVVRLLDLRLSGGLLGGRKVIQIFADKFNGRSIAQLNLPFAAVATELDSGRESWLQDGSVVDAVRASIAIPGIFTPVFYNGVWLVDGGLSNPVPVSVARGMRADCVIAVDLNNDILNGRDFGGAVVETPALDPAAPPPVSLRRNGKPWPRWLAPAEGSASDDVRVPPAPSARVPSMLSSIAQSIDIMQVRITRSRLAGEPADILIQPRLGGMGIFDFHRAGPAIEEGRAAVEHMLPAIRARLGIE is encoded by the coding sequence ATGATACATCGACGTCGATACAGCCGTATCGGGCTGGTGCTGGGGGGCGGAGCAGCACGAGGCTGGGCGCATATCGGAGCGATTCGCGCGTTACAGGATGCGGGCATCAAGCCGGACGTGGTGTGCGGCACGTCGATCGGCGCGCTGGTGGGTGCGGTCTACGCGAACGGCGACCTCGACTGGCTGGAGGAGTGGGTCTCGCGGCTCACCTGGCAGACGGTGGTGCGGCTGCTCGATCTGCGGCTGTCGGGCGGATTGCTTGGCGGGCGCAAGGTGATCCAGATATTCGCGGACAAATTCAATGGCCGCTCGATCGCCCAGTTGAACCTGCCGTTCGCGGCGGTGGCCACCGAACTCGATTCGGGGCGCGAGAGCTGGTTGCAGGACGGCAGCGTGGTTGACGCGGTGCGCGCCTCGATTGCGATTCCGGGGATTTTCACGCCGGTGTTTTACAACGGCGTGTGGCTGGTGGACGGCGGCTTGAGCAATCCGGTGCCGGTTTCGGTGGCGCGCGGCATGCGGGCGGACTGCGTGATCGCTGTCGATCTGAACAACGATATTCTGAATGGCCGCGATTTCGGCGGCGCGGTGGTCGAAACGCCCGCGCTCGATCCGGCTGCACCGCCGCCGGTTTCACTGCGCCGTAACGGCAAGCCTTGGCCACGCTGGCTTGCCCCTGCCGAAGGGAGCGCTTCCGACGATGTGCGCGTGCCGCCGGCGCCGAGTGCGCGCGTGCCGTCAATGCTGAGTTCGATCGCGCAGAGTATTGACATCATGCAGGTGCGGATTACACGGAGTCGCCTTGCTGGCGAACCGGCGGATATTCTGATTCAGCCGCGGCTGGGCGGGATGGGGATTTTTGATTTTCACCGTGCCGGGCCGGCTATTGAAGAAGGGCGTGCGGCGGTGGAGCATATGTTGCCCGCGATTCGGGCTCGGTTGGGGATTGAATGA
- the astB gene encoding N-succinylarginine dihydrolase, which produces MQATEANFDGLVGPTHNYAGLSFGNVASQNNEKSVANPKAAAKQGLRKMKQLADLGFHQGVLPPQERPSMRLLRELGFSGDDATVIARVAKDAPELLAAASSASAMWTANAATVSPSADTHDGRVHFTPANLCSKLHRAIEHESTRRTLRAIFSDADRFAVHEALPGTPALGDEGAANHTRFCSEYGTRGVEFFVYGRSEYRRGPEPKRFPARQTFEASRAVAHRHGLAEAATVYAQQNPDVIDAGVFHNDVIAVGNRNTLFCHQLAFVEQNAVYDELRSKLSGLKAEFNVIEVPDAQVSVADAVTSYLFNSQLLTRPDGKQVLVVPQECRENARVGAYLDELTAHTGPIDDVLVFDLRESMKNGGGPACLRLRVVLNDAERAAVTPGVWINDKLFGRLDTWIEKHYRDRLAPTDLTDPQLLAESRTALDELTQILGLGSLYDFQR; this is translated from the coding sequence ATGCAAGCCACTGAAGCCAATTTCGACGGTCTCGTCGGCCCGACCCACAATTACGCAGGGCTCTCGTTCGGCAACGTCGCGTCGCAGAACAACGAGAAGTCGGTTGCCAACCCCAAAGCGGCTGCCAAGCAAGGCCTGCGCAAGATGAAGCAGTTGGCCGATCTCGGCTTTCATCAAGGCGTGTTGCCGCCGCAGGAGCGTCCTTCGATGCGCCTCTTGCGCGAGCTCGGTTTTTCGGGCGACGACGCGACGGTGATCGCACGCGTCGCCAAAGACGCGCCCGAGTTGCTGGCCGCGGCGAGTTCGGCTTCGGCGATGTGGACCGCGAACGCGGCGACGGTGAGCCCCTCGGCCGACACGCACGACGGCCGCGTGCATTTCACGCCGGCCAATCTGTGCAGCAAGCTGCATCGCGCGATCGAACATGAATCGACACGCCGCACCTTGCGCGCGATTTTCAGCGACGCCGACCGTTTCGCGGTGCATGAGGCACTCCCCGGCACACCGGCACTCGGCGACGAAGGCGCGGCGAATCACACGCGTTTTTGCTCGGAATACGGCACACGTGGCGTCGAATTCTTCGTGTATGGCCGCAGCGAATATCGCCGCGGACCGGAGCCGAAGCGTTTTCCCGCGCGTCAGACCTTTGAGGCGAGCCGCGCGGTCGCGCATCGTCACGGTCTGGCAGAAGCAGCCACAGTGTACGCACAGCAGAATCCCGACGTGATCGACGCGGGCGTGTTCCATAACGACGTGATCGCGGTCGGCAATCGCAATACGCTGTTCTGTCATCAACTGGCGTTTGTCGAACAGAATGCGGTGTATGACGAACTGCGCAGCAAACTCTCCGGGCTGAAGGCCGAGTTCAACGTGATCGAAGTGCCCGACGCGCAGGTGAGCGTGGCCGACGCGGTCACGTCGTACCTGTTCAACAGCCAGTTGCTGACGCGCCCGGACGGCAAACAGGTGCTGGTGGTGCCGCAGGAATGCCGCGAGAATGCGCGCGTGGGCGCCTATCTGGACGAGCTGACCGCGCACACCGGTCCGATCGACGACGTGCTCGTGTTCGATCTGCGCGAAAGCATGAAGAACGGCGGCGGTCCGGCATGTCTGCGTCTGCGCGTGGTGTTGAACGATGCGGAGCGCGCGGCGGTGACGCCTGGCGTGTGGATCAACGACAAGCTGTTCGGCCGCCTCGATACGTGGATCGAAAAGCACTATCGCGATCGTCTCGCACCGACCGATCTGACCGATCCGCAACTGCTCGCCGAGTCGCGCACTGCGCTCGACGAACTGACGCAGATTCTCGGTCTGGGTTCGCTGTATGACTTCCAGCGCTGA
- a CDS encoding aspartate aminotransferase family protein, producing the protein MNDLTVTRQTFDEVMVPVFSPAAFVPDRGLGSRVWDTEGRDYIDFAGGIAVTALGHAHPELLKVLHDQGGKLWHIGNGYTNEPVLRLAKRLEDLTFADRAFFANSGAEANEAALKLARRVAFERHGADKVEIISFTQSFHGRTFFTVSVGGQPKYSEGFGPVPAGITHLPYNDIEAAKQAIGAQTCAVIVEPIQGEGGVIPADPAFLRALREACDQHGALLIFDEVQTGVGRSGYFYAYQETGVTPDILTTAKALGNGFPIGAMLTTKELAVHFKVGVHGTTYGGNPLGSAIAEKVVELVSDPRLLEGVHSRSEALRGQLAKLNERFGIFEEVRGKGLLIGAELTDAFKGRAKDFVTAAGKHGVIMLMAGPDVLRFVPSLIIPLDDMYEGFARLAKAIDEVVGATAEAPAR; encoded by the coding sequence ATGAACGACCTGACTGTGACACGCCAGACTTTCGACGAAGTGATGGTGCCGGTGTTTTCCCCCGCCGCCTTCGTGCCGGACCGCGGTCTTGGCTCACGCGTCTGGGATACGGAAGGCCGTGACTATATCGACTTCGCCGGCGGTATTGCCGTCACCGCGCTCGGTCATGCGCATCCTGAACTGCTGAAAGTCCTGCACGACCAGGGCGGCAAGCTGTGGCACATCGGTAACGGCTACACCAATGAACCGGTGCTGCGTCTCGCCAAACGTCTCGAAGACCTGACCTTCGCGGACCGCGCGTTCTTCGCCAACTCGGGCGCGGAAGCGAACGAAGCGGCCTTGAAGCTGGCGCGCCGCGTCGCGTTCGAACGCCATGGCGCCGACAAGGTTGAAATCATTTCGTTTACGCAGTCGTTCCATGGCCGCACGTTCTTCACCGTGAGCGTTGGCGGCCAGCCGAAGTATTCGGAAGGTTTCGGCCCGGTGCCGGCCGGCATCACCCACTTGCCGTACAACGATATCGAAGCGGCGAAGCAGGCCATCGGCGCGCAAACCTGTGCGGTGATCGTCGAGCCGATCCAGGGCGAGGGCGGCGTGATCCCGGCCGATCCGGCGTTTCTGAGGGCGCTGCGCGAAGCCTGCGATCAGCACGGCGCACTGCTGATTTTCGACGAGGTGCAAACGGGTGTGGGCCGCAGCGGTTACTTCTACGCGTATCAGGAAACCGGCGTGACGCCGGACATCCTGACCACCGCGAAGGCGCTCGGCAACGGCTTCCCGATCGGCGCGATGCTGACCACCAAGGAACTGGCTGTGCACTTCAAGGTCGGCGTGCATGGCACGACCTACGGCGGCAATCCGCTGGGCTCGGCGATCGCGGAGAAGGTGGTCGAACTGGTCAGCGATCCGCGGCTGCTGGAAGGCGTGCACTCGCGCAGCGAGGCGCTGAGGGGACAACTTGCCAAGCTCAACGAGCGCTTTGGCATCTTCGAGGAAGTGCGCGGCAAGGGTCTTTTGATCGGTGCGGAATTGACCGACGCGTTCAAGGGCCGTGCGAAGGACTTCGTCACCGCGGCCGGCAAGCACGGCGTGATCATGCTGATGGCAGGTCCGGACGTGTTGCGCTTTGTACCGTCGCTGATCATTCCGCTCGACGACATGTATGAAGGCTTCGCGCGTCTGGCGAAGGCGATCGACGAAGTGGTCGGCGCAACCGCTGAAGCCCCGGCTCGTTAA
- a CDS encoding ABC transporter permease, with translation MFLYGFGPVLLAGTIQTIELSVLSLAASVLLGLAGAAAKLSFNRPLRAIATGYTTLIRSVPDLVLMLLLFYSIQIAVNNLTDALNLPQFDIDPFVAGVLTLGFIYGAYFTETFRGAFLAVPRGQLEAGSAYGMSGARVFTRILFPQMMRFALPGIGNNWQVLVKATALVSIIGLADVVKAAQDAGKSTFNMFFFILVAALIYLAITTASNLVLIWLEKRYSIGVRHAEL, from the coding sequence GTGTTCCTTTACGGCTTTGGTCCGGTGTTGCTGGCCGGCACGATCCAGACGATCGAGCTGTCCGTCCTGTCGCTGGCAGCCTCCGTGCTGCTCGGCCTCGCGGGCGCGGCGGCGAAACTCTCCTTCAACCGCCCGCTCAGGGCAATCGCAACCGGCTATACGACGTTGATCCGCTCGGTGCCCGACCTCGTGCTGATGCTGCTGTTGTTCTACAGCATCCAGATCGCGGTCAACAATCTCACCGACGCACTCAATCTGCCGCAGTTCGATATCGATCCGTTCGTGGCCGGCGTGCTGACACTCGGCTTCATCTACGGCGCGTACTTCACCGAAACCTTCCGCGGCGCATTCCTCGCGGTGCCGCGCGGCCAGCTCGAGGCGGGCAGTGCGTACGGCATGAGCGGCGCGCGGGTGTTCACCCGCATTCTGTTTCCGCAGATGATGCGCTTCGCGCTGCCGGGCATCGGCAACAACTGGCAGGTGCTGGTCAAGGCCACGGCGCTGGTGTCGATCATCGGTCTCGCCGACGTCGTCAAAGCCGCCCAGGACGCCGGCAAGAGCACCTTCAACATGTTCTTCTTCATTCTGGTCGCCGCGCTGATCTATCTGGCGATCACCACTGCGTCGAACCTCGTGCTGATCTGGCTGGAAAAGCGCTATTCGATCGGCGTGCGCCACGCGGAGCTCTAA
- the aruF gene encoding arginine/ornithine succinyltransferase subunit alpha → MLFVRPSRLADLDALEHMARTAQPVLHSLPHDRGALEARVALSEDSFRAEVDFPGEEFYLFVLEDAESGKLMGTASIVAAAGYSDPFYAFRNDALIHASRELHVNRKIHALTMSHELTGKSRLAGFYIDPSLRGDAAAHLMSRARMMYIAANRKRFTPEVFSLLLGVTDDSGVSPFWEAVGRKFFGRNFADIEIESGGRSRTFIAEVMPTYPVYVPLLPEAAQRVLGEPDSKALLAYEIHLEEGFETDRFIDIFDAGPVLTAQVDRSACVTRNETRVVREAGAPAGGSTYLIAHNGADGEFRCVLGPLPDGKASGASLSHAARAALGVQEGDAVRCVPLHQPHQEESSGDAQ, encoded by the coding sequence ATGCTCTTCGTACGCCCCAGCCGCCTCGCGGATCTCGATGCGCTCGAACATATGGCGCGCACCGCGCAACCGGTGCTGCATTCGCTGCCGCACGACCGCGGTGCGCTCGAAGCGCGCGTCGCGTTGTCGGAAGACTCATTTCGCGCGGAGGTCGATTTTCCGGGCGAGGAGTTCTATCTGTTCGTGCTCGAGGACGCGGAGAGCGGCAAGCTGATGGGCACGGCGAGCATTGTCGCCGCGGCCGGTTATTCGGACCCGTTCTACGCGTTTCGCAACGACGCGCTGATTCATGCGTCGCGCGAGTTGCACGTGAACCGCAAGATTCACGCGCTGACCATGTCGCACGAATTGACGGGCAAGAGCCGGCTGGCGGGTTTTTACATCGACCCGTCGCTGCGTGGCGACGCGGCCGCGCATCTGATGTCGCGGGCGCGAATGATGTATATCGCCGCCAATCGCAAGCGTTTCACGCCGGAAGTGTTCTCGCTGTTGCTCGGCGTGACCGACGACTCAGGCGTGTCGCCGTTCTGGGAAGCGGTGGGGCGCAAGTTCTTCGGCCGCAATTTCGCCGACATCGAAATCGAATCGGGCGGCCGCAGCCGTACCTTTATCGCCGAAGTGATGCCGACCTATCCGGTCTATGTGCCCTTGCTGCCGGAAGCGGCACAGCGCGTGCTCGGCGAGCCGGATTCGAAGGCGCTGCTCGCGTATGAGATCCACCTCGAAGAAGGCTTCGAGACGGATCGCTTCATCGATATTTTCGACGCGGGTCCGGTGTTGACCGCGCAGGTGGATCGCAGTGCCTGCGTGACGCGCAATGAAACACGGGTGGTGCGCGAAGCCGGCGCGCCGGCCGGCGGCTCGACGTATCTGATCGCGCATAACGGTGCGGACGGTGAGTTCCGCTGCGTGCTCGGACCATTGCCGGACGGTAAAGCAAGCGGCGCGTCGTTGTCGCATGCGGCGCGCGCCGCACTCGGCGTGCAGGAGGGCGACGCGGTACGCTGCGTGCCGCTGCACCAGCCGCATCAGGAAGAATCTTCGGGAGACGCACAATGA
- the astA gene encoding arginine N-succinyltransferase: MIVVRVVQRGDVDALMRLAQETGPGLTTFKPDRDALAARVERARRTMEDKAEPHEAGYFFVMEDTNTGDVAGVCGIETSVGLQQPFYNYRVSTVVHASQDLGIWTRMRALNISHDLTGYAEVCSLFLSPRYRTSGVGGLLSRSRFMFLAQFRERFPQRLCAELRGHFDAEGTSPFWRAVGSHFYQIDFNAADYLSSHGRKAFLAELMPRYPVYVELLPEEAQECVGLTHSDTIPARRMLESEGLRYENHVDIFDAGPVLECHIADLRTVRESVVVPVEIANVPAGAPQDAPRSLVSNTSLGDFRVGAAAGVPQDGVFRMSAAEAAALDVKTGDPVRVLPLKHK, translated from the coding sequence ATGATCGTCGTTCGCGTTGTGCAACGAGGCGATGTGGACGCGCTCATGCGGCTTGCGCAGGAGACCGGTCCCGGCCTCACCACCTTCAAGCCGGATCGCGATGCACTCGCGGCGCGCGTTGAACGTGCGCGCCGCACGATGGAAGACAAGGCCGAGCCGCACGAAGCCGGTTACTTCTTCGTGATGGAAGACACCAACACCGGCGACGTGGCCGGGGTATGCGGCATCGAAACCTCAGTCGGTCTGCAGCAGCCGTTCTACAACTACCGCGTGAGCACCGTCGTGCACGCGAGCCAGGATCTCGGCATCTGGACGCGCATGCGCGCGCTGAACATTTCGCATGACCTGACGGGTTACGCCGAAGTGTGTTCGCTGTTCCTGAGCCCGCGTTACCGCACGAGCGGCGTCGGCGGCTTGCTGTCGCGTTCGCGCTTCATGTTTCTTGCACAGTTCCGCGAGCGCTTTCCGCAGCGCTTGTGTGCGGAATTGCGCGGCCATTTCGATGCGGAAGGCACCTCGCCGTTCTGGCGCGCGGTCGGCTCGCATTTCTACCAGATCGATTTCAACGCGGCGGACTACCTGAGTTCGCACGGCCGCAAGGCGTTTCTTGCTGAATTGATGCCGCGTTATCCGGTGTATGTCGAACTGCTGCCGGAAGAAGCGCAAGAATGCGTCGGCCTCACGCATAGCGACACGATTCCGGCGCGCCGCATGCTCGAATCGGAAGGGCTGCGCTACGAGAATCACGTCGATATCTTCGATGCGGGCCCGGTGCTCGAATGCCATATCGCCGACTTGCGCACCGTGCGCGAAAGCGTGGTGGTGCCGGTCGAGATTGCCAATGTGCCGGCGGGCGCGCCGCAGGATGCACCGCGTTCGCTGGTATCGAATACGTCGCTCGGCGATTTTCGCGTGGGCGCGGCTGCCGGCGTGCCGCAAGACGGCGTGTTCCGCATGAGCGCCGCCGAGGCCGCGGCACTCGACGTCAAGACAGGCGACCCGGTGCGGGTGCTGCCGCTGAAACACAAATAA